The Astyanax mexicanus isolate ESR-SI-001 chromosome 4, AstMex3_surface, whole genome shotgun sequence genome segment ataATATCCAGAAGGTTTTGGAAAAAGTCATGggaatttggtctacaaatctttgtttccCCTTTATcgatagagatagagaaaagctattttgagctaacaaatacgtcagctcagagttaattcagtaatttagctctacacaatgtagctttcaggatctgacacattttattattaaagattgtgtgtcaacattttatcagattaattttaAATTAGGCCTACTATaaacaattttaattatagttttagttcatttttggttttattgtccatgtctgcactgatgttttaaaaattgtatgataATGAAAGTTTGCCTTgaagcatggaaaagtcatgaaaaaataatggaaatgtattggttaaaaagtgtttgaacCCTCTATATCAAGACTAATTTAAGTGCGGTGTTTGCCTTGGATctcaaaacaacttttatggagatgtggatttcattttccagcaccaattggtctaatataatattctaattttctgagagactgactTTTGAGTTGTCATTGGCCGTAATccataatcattaataaaataaattaatgctttcacatttggaactgaattactgaaatgaagtaagtTTTCAACgacattctaatttttttagatgcatttttttagatgcactactaATTGGAGGGCGCAGCTACATTACAGACTCTATAGTAGGTGTATTACGGTAACTCCACACAAAGCAGAGCGGAAGTGAATGAGAGAGTGGAGCACAGAGAGTAAACACAGCTGTAGGGGTGAAGCTGAGGGTCTGAATGAACTGAGATATCTCCCGCTGGATTAAAGCAGTGAGGGCTGGAAGATGTCTGGAGCCGCTGCGGCGCTGGAGGCGCGGGTCTGGTCGGTGATGGAGAGCCTGGCGAAGGCGGCGGCGACGGAGATCTGTGCGCTGGTGGACTCGCAGTGCGTGGAGATGCGGCTGGAGATCCGGAGGAGCCAGGGCGAGATCCAGAGCCTGAGGGGGAAAGTGAGGGATCTGAGGGCAGCTCTGAGAGAGAAACCCCTCTCCACTGCCCCTCAGATCAACCCTCAGAtcggagaggcagagagaggtactGACTGATACTGATAATCGATTATTATCACATATCAATACGGAATCTGATTATACAGTATTTAGGTAACActgtagcttagctaactagctagctagctatgaaACATCTCCTTGATAGTTAACCTAATAAAAATTAgtgaataaacattgaattatggttgaattaacctttatttaacattacctACCTATTACCTAGGTTTGTCGTAATATTTTTTGTGGTCCATATATCAtctcagaaattattttttataaaggatATTGTTGTAATATAAACAGTtctatttttaaggcattttagctacagctctgaaaaaagggATCTCTTAAAAGTgatgagaaataaaaaacaaacctcTTAaaaaactgcttacatttttgcaccaggaatggcataaaaaaatcaaaagcagtatataagattggtggaggagaacataccaaaactgtgatttaaaaaccagggttattccaccaaatatattctaaaatctttaaaaacgttatggatatatattttctttacattacttgaggtctgaaagctctgcatcgtttttgttatttcagacgttTCTCAGCcgttatcattttctgcaaataaatgctctaaatgacattatttttatttgaaatttgggagaaatattgtccatagtttatagaataatacaacaatgttcgtttcactcaaacatatagctataaatagcaaaatcagagaaactgatcagaaactgaagcgctctcttaattttttccacagctgtataacATAAAGCTAAAGTGTGAAGTTATATTCGCACTATAAgctacacttaaaatcctttaatttccccaaaaatcgtcagtgtgttttaaaaaatggttTTTGTTATGTCTTCTGGAATATTAAAATGTTTCCTGAGAGTTAAATACATATCATTAAACTGTAGTTTTGCTATTACCGTTGGTGAAGAAGTGGCAAATTTTTGTGTACTGCGTTTGGCCTTTCACCtttcacaaaatgtattttttttttagattttgttcaaaaatgtttatttggtaaGGAAATTTCCTATGCATCACATAGCTTTTCTGTTGGGCATATATACATGGCTGAGTGGCTGAAATGGTCCTTCATTCCTCCACATTATTGTAGGGAGCGTAGTATGGCTTCTATAAACACTGGTTAAGAATTATGTGTCtagtataaaataaacatttccaAATAacgattatttatttaatttaaggacTTGTTATTGGTTAATAATTATAGTAAGAGAGTAAATAATTTAGATGAATGCTATAGTTAATAGAAACTTGTTGGAGACAGtatactgtactgtgtgtgtatagaaTACAAACATTTTACTTCACatgaaacaaacacaaacacttgattaacagtgattttaataaatttgtcaaaaagcttttaaattatgttatattttttatgttatgagGCTAATGTGGTACAGTTCTtgtaattttaatattgtaataatattgttttatttaaatgctcTCTTGTTTAGATATGAATGCTGATGATCTCCACCAGGAGGCCAATTGTGAGGATAAAGAGGAAGATAAAAAGACAAGTTCCTCAGGACTGATAAACTTTCATGAGGATTCCAACCTAGACTTTGTGAATTCACATCTTAACTCTGGTATTACACACACTGAGTTTAGACAGCCCCAGATCCTCAGTGACTCTCTGAATTCTGAGGATAAAGCAGATGCAGGAGGACTCAACACAGCAGCTGTAAAACTGGAGGCCGGAAGTTACTCTGTGTCCACAGCAGAGTGTGACTTTGAGAACTCCCAGAATGACCAGAAGCTATGCACAGATGCACAAGAGCCAGAGATGGGTAAGAATTGCTCTTGCTCATGCTGTCAAATATGGGGCGGGTAGCATTTTGTGTACAGTAGTTTAAGTAATTAAGGTTTAAATAATTTACATGTTAGAAGTTTTGAAGTTGGAGAGATCAGTAGACAAAGGTAATTGCATTGACTTAGACTTGCTGTATTGTCATTCTTAATAGGAAATTTCGTTGCATTGACTcgcccgcaaaaaaaaaaaaaaacaggaaaaaagaaaaaaaaaaaaaatatatatatataaagcatgtaagtaaaatacaaaaatatattgaaaATTTAGCAGCATAAATATTAAGTATAGATATATCACATAGATACACAATGTACATCTGCAAAAATATACACACCTCTATGATAGTAGCagaaatatctataaataaagtGACTTGTGAAGTTAGAaatatgtaaaattaaataaCACTCAATTTGGCATATGGCTCAGATTTTCTTAAGTTGACCAAGGTGTTAGGAGTTGTTTTGTCTTTtagcatattttttatattacatgaCTAATTATGATGATTTAAATAACATACTGACTACTGATTAAGTACAGTATTAGTTTTGTACAATTTCAATGAAACGTTCAAAATCTCACCTTATGTCTGCTGTTCTACAGTTAACAGTACATTTagatatgtattatatattatagatattatagtaattgttataattattatgatgatgatgatgatgatgatgatgatgataataatcaGCCTTTAAAAGGTAGATGTTAGTAGTATTCTTAGTATTATTGCTGCTAAAGAGGCTACTTTAGCTGGGTACAGAACTAGTTACCTGTCTaccatttaaacatttacatttcttGTCATTCCTGCCTTGATAGGGAACCAATATTCACATCCTCAATGTCGGACTATCATGTTATCCACTATGCTATTCAACAGCTTTATTGGGTAACAGTGCATTCTGTGAGAATATTTACATGTATGATGCCTGGCCCACACTACAGGATgtacaaaaaaatcttcacccatgttaaaaaaaaaactgtgaatccgTACACAATATACTTATAATTGCTTTTCTGCACAGCACACATTGCCTTGTGTGAAATATCAGACACTTTCAGGTTATGCACACAAACAATTCAGATAAGCAATTTCTCAGGCAAGGCAAGGAGGAGTATCGCCTGAGTCCCAAACAGCTAAACAGAAGTTTCTCTCGAATTAGATTTCAACAAACATGTCGGATGGTGGTTAGGCTTTTTGCACAGGAAAAgccaaaagaaagaaaagaattgGATGAAATCATGGCAGAAATAAAGAGTTCAAGATGGCTTACCCATATTGCAAAATGAGTCTGATGTGAATACAGAAATACAttcatatacagtgagtccaagaagtatttgatcccttgtgattttctttgtttgcccactaataaagacactatccttctgcacttttaatggtagatatattctaacatggagagacagaatatcaagacaaaaatccagaatataattttaaagaatatattttaattaatttgtatttcaatgaggaaaataagtatttgatccctcttgccaaacacactcaatacttagtggcaaagcctttgtttgcaagcacagcggtgagacgtttgttgtagttaaccacaagtttagcacacacaccagggggaattttggcccactcttctttgcagatcctctctaagggtgtactcacactaggcaatccgaaccgtgcccgggcacggttacctcccaaagcacggttcgtttggctagtgtgatcgctccgaaccgtgcccgggcacagtacgctgaaccgtgcccgggcccgcttgaagaggtgggcccgagcacggttcacttggacccgggcacggtacagatgcagtgtgagcgcaaaccgtgcccgggcacggatcaagatgacgtcagtgatgcgacgctactgtaaacggaggacgttttatacacaattctgcatataatatttttgaaaagggttctaaagagcaccataatggttagtgttacccataataaattaggactactatctacaagtcctaaacaacaaacacattttattattacttgagttttatgtttcgctcctttggtcactatttatgtatatagcaagtacgtctcttaccttactgataaacgtgaattgtagtccgcgagtaaagctgcaaatttctccctggacgtctgctgcttgtgtaaaaaccttcttacacgtgcagcacgattagcagtaaatcgttgtgttgcacaatcaatgaatctctggttcagttgcgtatttgcacgcccaaaacgactccagagaaacaaaaacaacagtacaatcctgaactccattgttttgcgtgcgcatactgttcttcaaaacaaaagtcacctgttgacgaaagcgtgctcgggcacggatcgtttagcgcagtgtgagtgcaggcctgcgggggagtggggagggggccgaaccgtgctccggcacgattcaaccaaaacgggcctagtgtgagtacaccctaaatcatgaaggttggtgggctgtcgcttggcaactctgaccttcagctccctccatagattttcgatcggattgaggtctggcgactggctgggccactccatgaccttaatgtgatttttcttgagccaatcctttgctgtatgtttagggtcgttatcatgttggaagacccaaccacggcccattttcagatccctggcagaggggaggaggttgtccctcaggattgtgcggtacatggctccatccatcttcccagtgatgcggtgaagtagccctgtacccttggcagagaaacacccccaaaacattatgcttccacctccatgcttgacggtgggcacagtgttcttggggtcataggcagcatttttcttcctccacacatggcgggtggagttgaggccaaaaagttcaattttggtctcgtctgaccacaaaaccttctcccaataacttggttcatctttcaaatgatcattggcatacttgaggcgcgcctccacatgtgctctcttcagcaggggtacctttcgggcactgcaggatgtgaatccattgttgcgcaaagtgttgccaattgtttccttgcaaactgtggtcccagctgccttcaggtcatttgctaactcctgccgagtggttgcaggacgatttctgaccgttctcagcatcattgccaccccacgaggcgaaatcttctttggagcaccgggccgaggtctgttgattgtcatgttatactctttaaactttctgataattgcaccaatagttgttactttcacatccaacaccttactaaactttttgtagcccattccagctttgtgaaggtcaacaattctgactctgaggtcctgtgacagctctttggttttacccatgttggagacttgaaatctgtgtgatctgtctgttctgtggacaggtgtttttcacacaagtgattagtgagaacaggtggcttcaggtcaggtaacaagttgattgggagtgtctaactggtctgtaaaagccagaactgctaatgaatactaagggatcaaatacttatttcactccatgaaatacaaatcaattaatatatattccttagatttattttctggattttctttttaatattctgtctctccatgtaagaatacatctaccgttaaaagtatagaatgatcatgtctttattagtgggccaacgaagaaaatcaacaagggatcaaatacttcttggactcactgtatacacacccacacatgcaGTTGGCATCTGTCCCACACAAAAGATGTCATCCAAAGCCAAGTGGCAAATatgaggacgcaactgatgtatccttccaagaCCTTTGTTACCCACAGTTTTCCGTGCATACACAATACAAAGGGAAACAAATGCAACAAGAAAAACACAGCCTTTTAAAGTATCAAAACTGTTCATTTTTTCTCAAAAAAGCAAGAAGCACCACAGCTATTTTCTCCCACAAGTTCCTGCGCAAGTGATCTCACTACACACCTCACTACTAGCCTCATTTGATTGTTCCATTTATATGAACAGTAAGCAGAGCAAGTCTTACCAAGGGCCTTTCAACCTTGGCTGCAACCTAGGCTTTGGAATGCAACTAAAGTGTTTACAAATATTTACAATTTATAATCAGGGCAGCTCAACCGCGCTGGGAAGTAGATTGGATTATAGACACCCCAAGCTAGAGAAATTCACTCTGGTGTCAGGAGACCCTTTGCGATTCTTGGTATTGGTGGAACAAGTTAACTTCAAAATCGGCCTGATTTTCTTGTCGTGTGAACCAGGCATTAAataatctttattttatataatatatttggcAAAGTTGTCATCTAATGACTAACTGTTGTAGTTAATCATCTTTTTTATCATATCGATCTTAGAATCTAATAGTTTGATCACAGATATGTTTTTCTTTAGGTGATGGAGACAGTCCATTTGGCAATATAGAAGACTTCCATCCCCAGTCTTATTATCCAGTGCAGTCCAGTCAGTCTGAAGAGCCATCGTCCTGCAAATACGATGCAGTCTTAATTCGTATGAATGAGCCGAGAAACAGTAAAGGGAATCCAAGTAGGGTGGAGTTTAAGATCGAGCCAGAGGAGGAGCCAATAGAGGAAAGGATAAATGAACTGCCACCCTGTGAGATGACGGACGGCGATGGTTTGCCATGGCCCTTTTTGACTGCCGGGAACTTCGAGACACAAGGTTGTTCTTCTAGACTAGAACAGATTTTACATGCTTCCCAAACTGACTCTCAGCTGTTTCACTTTGCAGGAACTAGTGACCAAAGTTTACCCTCTTGCAGTATTAAGCACAAAGTAAATCAACAGGCGAAACAGGCGAAGACAAGAAAGATCCAAGACCGAATTCAAGTCAGAACCTTCAAACAGAACTCCGGCACTTGGTCGGCAATGCTGACAAAGGCGAAGAACCTGCCAAAAACGAGTGCACAAAAACCACTCCCTTGTACATTTTGTCCTAAAAGCTTCAACAATGCATCCGACCTGAAGAGACATCAGCGCATCCACACAGGCGAGAGGCCATTTGGCTGTGCGGTGTGTGGGAAACGGTTCGCCCTGAGGGGGAACCTTATCACCCATGAAAGAGGCCACAGTGGTAGCAAACCTTTTAGCTGCCAGCAGTGTGGAAAAAGCTTTGCCCATGGCTCCAATTTGACTGCCCATCAGCGCGTCCACACTGGGGAAAAACCCTTCTGTTGTTCATTGTGTGGGAAGACGTTCGCTTGGCATTATCCTTTCAAAAGACACATGGCTCTGCATGGTCAGAATGGCCTGACCCCAGGACTATAATGATGACTCTACACCTCTTCTAAAACATCATCAACATCAAGCCCTGGACTTGTCTGTGTGCGGTACTGTTCAAAAGTCGACAACCATActccatttattttatgtaagCACTGCCATCAAATGGCTTTGAACCAACAAAGCACAGACTCCACAGGCCCTCTGAAGATCTCCTGTGGAATCTGGTGCTAAGTAGACTTTGGCAGCAGATGTCCTATAATTTATGTCCTATAATATGCGGCGTCTTCGCGTCAGTAAGCCGCGGGTGCCATTGGGCCAAAGTCTGAAGCAAAGTGGATGTTTTGGTTGGTTTCCTTTCGTTTAGCAACTGAACACATTTTAGATCTTAGTTGTAGTCTGTTTTCATCACCTACATCAGACGCTGATATGTTTTCAGTTTGGTGAGTTGCCTTTCTAGGTGTTTTGCCAAATACTGCCCCCCTCCCAGTATCTGATTGCAGCAGGATTCCTTTTATTTGTGTCTATAAATaagtgttaatctacagttacagtagatacagaatcaccagcgtaATCTGTTGCCTCAATACAGCTGTGTGATGCATATGCCTGTAAAGGGAAGGCCATTTACGGCCATTGCTGAAGCAAGTCATTCTTTAAAATACCCTGATTATCCTGTAGTGTGGGCCAGGCCTTACTGTATATATTCTGTATAACtgtaactttattttaaataaaaccatTGCTGATGTTGCCGTCTGATGACTAATAGTTGCAGCTCTAGTTGGTTTTTGTTGGCTTTAGCTTTAGTCTTTAATCATATTTGTTACTAATACTTCTTCCCTGTTCATGCTTTCCAATTTTATCGATCTCAGTATCTCAAACTTGATCACGCATGTTTTTTAGGACACGTCGACAATCCATTTGGCAGAATAGAAGACTTCCATCCTCAGTTTCATTATTCAGCGCAGTCCTATCAGTCCGAAGAGGCATCGTCCTGCAAATACAATGCAGCATTTAGACGTATGAATGAGTCGAAAAATGGTGAAGGGAATCCAAGTAGAATGGAGTTTAAGACTGAGCCAGAGGAGGAGCCAATAGCGGAGAGGATGAATGAATTGGCACCGTGTGAGATGACAACCAGCGATGCGTTATCATGGCCCTTTTTGACTGCAACTAACTTTGAGATACAAGGTTCTTCTTCTCAAACTGACCCCCAGCTGTTTCAGCTTGCAGGGACCAGTGACCAGAGTTTACCCTCTTGCATTATAAGGAATACAGTCCTTCCTTGTGCAAAACAGCCGAAGACAAGAAACATGCAGGCCCAAATTCAAGTCAGAACCGTCCAACAGAACTCAGTTGGCAGTTTGTCGGCGAAGCAGACCAAGGTGAAGAATCAGCCGAAAACAAGAACGCACAAGCGCTGGACTTGTTCTTATTGTCCTAAAAGCTTCAACAACACGTCCACCCTGAATAGACATCAACGCATCCACACAGGCGAGAAGCCATTTGGCTGTGCGGTGTGTGGGAAACGGTTTGCCGACAGAGGGAACCTCATCACCCATGAGAGAGGGCACAGTGGCAGCAAACCGTATATCTGCCAGCAGTGTGGAAAAAGCTTTGCCCATTGCTCCAATTTAACCGCCcatcagcgcgttcacactggggAAAAACCCTTCTGTTGTTCGCTGTGCGGGAAGTCATTTGCTTGGCATTACCCTTTCAAAAGACACATGGCTCTGCATGGTCAGAATGGCCCAACCAAAGGACTATAACGATGACTCTACACCTTTTGCTGCCAGGTCAAGTtttctaaaatataaacaaggtCATTGTCTGGAATTGTTTGTgtgcagtactgtgcaaaagtcagTGACCATcctccatttattttatttgttagtcTTAAATGTTTAGGGTCAGGAAGAAAAGCACTGCCGTCAAATAGCTTTGAACCATCAAGGCACAGACTTGTCAAGCCCACTAAACATGTTCTGTGAAATGTGGCACTATGTAGACATCTGTAGTAGATGTCCTATAATATGTGGGGACTTTGCGTCAATAAGCCGTGGGTGCCATTGGTCCAAAGTCTGAACCAAGGTAGATGTTTTTGTTAATTGGGTAGATGCAGTCCAGAAGAGTTGGTCTCAGCTGGCTTTGCGACTGAATGCCTTTTAGATCTTAGTTATAGTCTGTTGTCATCAGACGTTGATGTGTTATTAGTTTGGCGAGTTATCTTTCCAGTTGTTGTGCCAAATACTGCCTTCCTCCGAGTATCTGATTGCAGCAGATTGAGTGTAATAGattattccttttatttctgtctaaaaataagagttaatctacagttacagtagatacagaatcaccagcgaaATCTGTTGTCCATACAGCTGTGTGATGCATATGCCTGTAAAGGCAAGATTATTTACGGCCGTTGCTGAAGCAAGTCATTCTTAAAAATACCCTGATTATCCTGTAGTGTGGGCCAGGTCTTACTGTATATATTCTGTATAactaacattattttaaataaaatctttGCCGATGTTGCCGTCTGATGACTAATAGTTGCAGCTCTAGTCGATCATTATTGGCTTTAGCTTTAGTCTTTAATCATTTGTTACTAATACTTTTCTCCCTGTTCATGCTTTTCTATCGTATCGATCTCAGTATCTGAAACTTGATCACACATGTTTTTTAGGACACATCGACAATCCATGTGGCAGAATAGAAGACTTCCATCCTCAGTCTCATTATTCGGCGCAGTCCTATCAGTCCGAAGAGGCATCGTCCTGCAAATACAATTCAGTGTTTAGTCGTGTGAATGAGCCGAGAAGATTTGAAGGGAATCCAAGAAGGATGGAGTTTAAGACTGAGCCAGA includes the following:
- the LOC103031168 gene encoding zinc finger and SCAN domain-containing protein 31 isoform X4, which encodes MSGAAAALEARVWSVMESLAKAAATEICALVDSQCVEMRLEIRRSQGEIQSLRGKVRDLRAALREKPLSTAPQINPQIGEAERDMNADDLHQEANCEDKEEDKKTSSSGLINFHEDSNLDFVNSHLNSGITHTEFRQPQILSDSLNSEDKADAGGLNTAAVKLEAGSYSVSTAECDFENSQNDQKLCTDAQEPEMGDGDSPFGNIEDFHPQSYYPVQSSQSEEPSSCKYDAVLIRMNEPRNSKGNPSRVEFKIEPEEEPIEERINELPPCEMTDGDGLPWPFLTAGNFETQGCSSRLEQILHASQTDSQLFHFAGTSDQSLPSCSIKHKVNQQAKQAKTRKIQDRIQVRTFKQNSGTWSAMLTKAKNLPKTSAQKPLPCTFCPKSFNNASDLKRHQRIHTGERPFGCAVCGKRFALRGNLITHERGHSGSKPFSCQQCGKSFAHGSNLTAHQRVHTGEKPFCCSLCGKTFAWHYPFKRHMALHGQNGLTPGL
- the LOC103031168 gene encoding zinc finger protein 184 isoform X6, whose translation is MSGAAAALEARVWSVMESLAKAAATEICALVDSQCVEMRLEIRRSQGEIQSLRGKVRDLRAALREKPLSTAPQINPQIGEAERDMNADDLHQEANCEDKEEDKKTSSSGLINFHEDSNLDFVNSHLNSGITHTEFRQPQILSDSLNSEDKADAGGLNTAAVKLEAGSYSVSTAECDFENSQNDQKLCTDAQEPEMGHIDNPCGRIEDFHPQSHYSAQSYQSEEASSCKYNSVFSRVNEPRRFEGNPRRMEFKTEPEEEPIAERMNELAPCEMATNNALAWPFLTTTNFEIHGSSSQADPQLFQLAGTSDQSLPSCSIRNTVLPGAKHAKTRNMQTQIEVRNFKQNSGSLSVMQTKVKKQAKTTMHKRWTCSYCPKSFNNTSDLKRHQRIHTGEKPFGCAVCGKRFAHRGNLITHERGHSGSKPYTCQQCGKSFAHGPNLTAHQRVHTGEKPFCCSLCGKTFAWHYPFKRHMALHGQNGLSQGL
- the LOC103031168 gene encoding uncharacterized protein LOC103031168 isoform X2, which encodes MSGAAAALEARVWSVMESLAKAAATEICALVDSQCVEMRLEIRRSQGEIQSLRGKVRDLRAALREKPLSTAPQINPQIGEAERDMNADDLHQEANCEDKEEDKKTSSSGLINFHEDSNLDFVNSHLNSGITHTEFRQPQILSDSLNSEDKADAGGLNTAAVKLEAGSYSVSTAECDFENSQNDQKLCTDAQEPEMGDGDSPFGNIEDFHPQSYYPVQSSQSEEPSSCKYDAVLIRMNEPRNSKGNPSRVEFKIEPEEEPIEERINELPPCEMTDGDGLPWPFLTAGNFETQGHIDNPCGRIEDFHPQSHYSAQSYQSEEASSCKYNSVFSRVNEPRRFEGNPRRMEFKTEPEEEPIAERMNELAPCEMATNNALAWPFLTTTNFEIHGSSSQADPQLFQLAGTSDQSLPSCSIRNTVLPGAKHAKTRNMQTQIEVRNFKQNSGSLSVMQTKVKKQAKTTMHKRWTCSYCPKSFNNTSDLKRHQRIHTGEKPFGCAVCGKRFAHRGNLITHERGHSGSKPYTCQQCGKSFAHGPNLTAHQRVHTGEKPFCCSLCGKTFAWHYPFKRHMALHGQNGLSQGL
- the LOC103031168 gene encoding zinc finger protein 768 isoform X1 — its product is MSGAAAALEARVWSVMESLAKAAATEICALVDSQCVEMRLEIRRSQGEIQSLRGKVRDLRAALREKPLSTAPQINPQIGEAERDMNADDLHQEANCEDKEEDKKTSSSGLINFHEDSNLDFVNSHLNSGITHTEFRQPQILSDSLNSEDKADAGGLNTAAVKLEAGSYSVSTAECDFENSQNDQKLCTDAQEPEMGDGDSPFGNIEDFHPQSYYPVQSSQSEEPSSCKYDAVLIRMNEPRNSKGNPSRVEFKIEPEEEPIEERINELPPCEMTDGDGLPWPFLTAGNFETQGHVDNPFGRIEDFHPQFHYSAQSYQSEEASSCKYNAAFRRMNESKNGEGNPSRMEFKTEPEEEPIAERMNELAPCEMTTSDALSWPFLTATNFEIQGSSSQTDPQLFQLAGTSDQSLPSCIIRNTVLPCAKQPKTRNMQAQIQVRTVQQNSVGSLSAKQTKVKNQPKTRTHKRWTCSYCPKSFNNTSTLNRHQRIHTGEKPFGCAVCGKRFADRGNLITHERGHSGSKPYICQQCGKSFAHCSNLTAHQRVHTGEKPFCCSLCGKSFAWHYPFKRHMALHGQNGPTKGL
- the LOC103031168 gene encoding zinc finger protein 8 isoform X3, with protein sequence MSGAAAALEARVWSVMESLAKAAATEICALVDSQCVEMRLEIRRSQGEIQSLRGKVRDLRAALREKPLSTAPQINPQIGEAERDMNADDLHQEANCEDKEEDKKTSSSGLINFHEDSNLDFVNSHLNSGITHTEFRQPQILSDSLNSEDKADAGGLNTAAVKLEAGSYSVSTAECDFENSQNDQKLCTDAQEPEMGDGDSPFGNIEDFHPQSYYPVQSSQSEEPSSCKYDAVLIRMNEPRNSKGNPSRVEFKIEPEEEPIEERINELPPCEMTDGDGLPWPFLTAGNFETQDMNFSELHQQASCKEEDEDKRMSSYGLMNLRSRTLGEALKCQDTADPGDFVNAAIKVEADRYSVPIAEYIFDGFHPQLNDPQLNHLAETSQTLPSCSIKHMVEPRAKQVHARTVQNQIQARNFQQNSTSRSAKTYRLKKPLSCPFCPKSFYRRYHLQVHLRTHTGEKPFGCAVCGKNFAHSSNLNVHQRIHTKEKPSRCTLCGKMFPSLTRFKRHMTLHEQGRLGP
- the LOC103031168 gene encoding gastrula zinc finger protein XlCGF53.1 isoform X5; this translates as MSGAAAALEARVWSVMESLAKAAATEICALVDSQCVEMRLEIRRSQGEIQSLRGKVRDLRAALREKPLSTAPQINPQIGEAERDMNADDLHQEANCEDKEEDKKTSSSGLINFHEDSNLDFVNSHLNSGITHTEFRQPQILSDSLNSEDKADAGGLNTAAVKLEAGSYSVSTAECDFENSQNDQKLCTDAQEPEMGHVDNPFGRIEDFHPQFHYSAQSYQSEEASSCKYNAAFRRMNESKNGEGNPSRMEFKTEPEEEPIAERMNELAPCEMTTSDALSWPFLTATNFEIQGSSSQTDPQLFQLAGTSDQSLPSCIIRNTVLPCAKQPKTRNMQAQIQVRTVQQNSVGSLSAKQTKVKNQPKTRTHKRWTCSYCPKSFNNTSTLNRHQRIHTGEKPFGCAVCGKRFADRGNLITHERGHSGSKPYICQQCGKSFAHCSNLTAHQRVHTGEKPFCCSLCGKSFAWHYPFKRHMALHGQNGPTKGL